Proteins encoded together in one Equus asinus isolate D_3611 breed Donkey chromosome 12, EquAss-T2T_v2, whole genome shotgun sequence window:
- the MAPK15 gene encoding mitogen-activated protein kinase 15 isoform X1: protein MSASEVDRHVAQRYLLQRRLGKGAYGIVWKAVDRRTGEVVAIKKIFDAFRDKTDAQSSTPATPWSGGYVGDQHQLLWISSMSASFLLLTHTRVSVSFQRTFREIMLLQEFGDHPNIIRLLDVIRAENDRDIYLVLESMDTDLNAVICKGGLLKDIHKRYIFYQLLRATKFIHSGHVIHRDQKPSNVLLDSSCLVKLCDFGLARSLSGLPEGPEGQALTEYVATRWYRAPEVLLSASRYTPGVDMWSLGCILGEMLRGKPLFPGTSTLHQLELILETIPPPSKEDIWGWSPASPPKPAEKSLHGREGRLQSSLSPHPPALLITSPSGAHSADLLALGSSYSASVLTRLGSRPRQTLDTLLPPDTPPEALDLLRRLLVFAPDKRLSAAQALRHPYVQRFHCPAREWTLEADVRLPVQEGVQLSAPEYRNFLYQMILDRRGNSQVPREEGLGDAPRPQAPPPKPGAVPRLASDSPAQNPGRRPRSGPGCEPAREALGRATSLPRQSSGPLLRPPPLGGPGRGERSPGATTASPSAPSWMKPGVRGAAPSLTSQAAAQVAIQALIRSDRDPGRGVQATAAPRVPHGLSREPRPGRRMFGASASLGAQGAARAALGGYSQAYGTVCRAALGRLPLFPGPRA, encoded by the exons ATGAGCGCCTCCGAGGTGGACCGCCACGTAGCCCAGCGGTACCTGCTCCAGCGGCGGCTCGGGAAGGGG GCCTATGGCATCGTGTGGAAGGCGGTGGATCGGAGGACTGGCGAGGTTGTGGCCATCAAGAAAATCTTTGATGCCTTTAGGGATAAGACGGATGCCCAG AGCAGCACCCCTGCGACCCCGTGGTCCGGTGGGTATGTGGGTGACCAGCATCAACTCCTTTGGATCTCTTCCATGTCGGCTTCCTTCTTGCTCCTCACTCACACTCGTGTTTCTGTCTCATTCCAGAGGACGTTTCGGGAAATCATGTTGCTGCAG GAATTTGGGGACCATCCCAACATAATCCGCCTCCTGGACGTGATCCGGGCGGAGAACGACAGGGACATCTACCTGGTGTTGGAGTCTATGG ACACTGACCTGAATGCCGTCATCTGCAAGGGCGGTCTGCTGAAGGACATCCACAAGCGCTACATCTTCTACCAGCTCCTGCGGGCCACCAAGTTCATCCACTCAGGACACGTCATCCACCGGGACCAGAAG ccatcCAACGTTCTCCTGGACTCCAGCTGCTTGGTGAAGCTATGTGACTTCGGCCTCGCACGTTCCCTCAGCGGCCTCCCTGAAGGGCCAGAGGGCCAGGCCCTGACAGAGTATGTGGCCACACGCTGGTACCGGGCTCCGGAGGTGCTGCTGTCCGCAAGCCG gtATACCCCTGGGGTGGACATGTGGAGTCTGGGCTGCATCCTGGGGGAGATGCTTCGGGGGAAGCCCCTGTTCCCTGGCACATCTACGCTCCACCAGCTGGAGCTGATCCTGGAGACCATCCCGCCACCATCCAAGGAGG ATATCTGGGGTTGGAGCCCTGCCAGCCCGCCAAAGCCTGCAGAGAAGTCACTCCACGGCCGGGAGGGACGGCTGCAGAGCTCCCTGAGCCCCCACCCACCAGCCCTCCTGATCACATCACCTTCTGGCGCCCACTCCGCAGACCTCCTGGCTCTCGGCTCAAGCTACAGCGCCTCTGTTCTGACCCGCCTGGGGTCGCG GCCACGGCAGACGCTGGACACCCTCCTGCCACCCGACACGCCCCCGGAGGCCCTGGACCTCCTCAGGCGACTCCTGGTGTTCGCCCCGGACAAGCGGCTTAGCGCCGCCCAGGCTCTGCGGCACCCCTACGTGCAGAG GTTCCACTGCCCGGCCCGTGAGTGGACACTGGAGGCGGATGTGCGGCTCCCGGTGCAGGAAGGAGTCCAGCTCTCGGCCCCCGAATATCGCAACTTCCTCTATCAG ATGATCCTGGATCGCAGGGGCAACAGCCAGGTCCCGAGAGAGGAGGGCCTGGGGGACGCCCCCCGGCCCCAGGCACCCCCGCCCAAACCCGGAGCCGTCCCCCGGCTGGCCTCGGACTCGCCCGCGCAGAACCCTGGACGCAGGCCTCGGAGTGGCCCCGGCTGCGAGCCCGCGCGCG AAGCCCTCGGCAGAGCCACGAGCCTTCCCAGGCAGAGCTCCGGGCCCCTGCTCCGGCCTCCGCCCCTAGGAGGTCCTGGGAGGGGGGAAAGGTCCCCCGGGGCGACGACGGCGTCCCCCTCGGCACCCTCGTGG ATGAAGCCCGGCGTGAGGGGGGCGGCGCCCTCCCTGACCTCGCAGGCGGCTGCCCAGGTGGCCATCCAGGCCCTGATCCGGAGTGACCGCGACCCGGGCCGTGGGGTGCAGGCCACCGCCGCGCCACGG GTCCCCCACGGGCTTTCCCGCGAGCCCCGGCCCGGCCGGAGGATGTTCGGCGCCTCGGCCTCGCTGGGGGCCCAGGGGGCCGCTCGGGCCGCGCTCGGGGGCTACTCACAAGCCTATGGCACCGTCTGCCGCGCGGCGCTGGGCCGTCTGCCCCTGTTCCCTGGACCTCGCGCATGA
- the MAPK15 gene encoding mitogen-activated protein kinase 15 isoform X13 translates to MSASEVDRHVAQRYLLQRRLGKGAYGIVWKAVDRRTGEVVAIKKIFDAFRDKTDAQSSTPATPWSGGYVGDQHQLLWISSMSASFLLLTHTRVSVSFQRTFREIMLLQEFGDHPNIIRLLDVIRAENDRDIYLVLESMDTDLNAVICKGGLLKDIHKRYIFYQLLRATKFIHSGHVIHRDQKPSNVLLDSSCLVKLCDFGLARSLSGLPEGPEGQALTEYVATRWYRAPEVLLSASRYTPGVDMWSLGCILGEMLRGKPLFPGTSTLHQLELILETIPPPSKEDLLALGSSYSASVLTRLGSRFHCPAREWTLEADVRLPVQEGVQLSAPEYRNFLYQMILDRRGNSQVPREEGLGDAPRPQAPPPKPGAVPRLASDSPAQNPGRRPRSGPGCEPAREALGRATSLPRQSSGPLLRPPPLGGPGRGERSPGATTASPSAPSWMKPGVRGAAPSLTSQAAAQVAIQALIRSDRDPGRGVQATAAPRVPHGLSREPRPGRRMFGASASLGAQGAARAALGGYSQAYGTVCRAALGRLPLFPGPRA, encoded by the exons ATGAGCGCCTCCGAGGTGGACCGCCACGTAGCCCAGCGGTACCTGCTCCAGCGGCGGCTCGGGAAGGGG GCCTATGGCATCGTGTGGAAGGCGGTGGATCGGAGGACTGGCGAGGTTGTGGCCATCAAGAAAATCTTTGATGCCTTTAGGGATAAGACGGATGCCCAG AGCAGCACCCCTGCGACCCCGTGGTCCGGTGGGTATGTGGGTGACCAGCATCAACTCCTTTGGATCTCTTCCATGTCGGCTTCCTTCTTGCTCCTCACTCACACTCGTGTTTCTGTCTCATTCCAGAGGACGTTTCGGGAAATCATGTTGCTGCAG GAATTTGGGGACCATCCCAACATAATCCGCCTCCTGGACGTGATCCGGGCGGAGAACGACAGGGACATCTACCTGGTGTTGGAGTCTATGG ACACTGACCTGAATGCCGTCATCTGCAAGGGCGGTCTGCTGAAGGACATCCACAAGCGCTACATCTTCTACCAGCTCCTGCGGGCCACCAAGTTCATCCACTCAGGACACGTCATCCACCGGGACCAGAAG ccatcCAACGTTCTCCTGGACTCCAGCTGCTTGGTGAAGCTATGTGACTTCGGCCTCGCACGTTCCCTCAGCGGCCTCCCTGAAGGGCCAGAGGGCCAGGCCCTGACAGAGTATGTGGCCACACGCTGGTACCGGGCTCCGGAGGTGCTGCTGTCCGCAAGCCG gtATACCCCTGGGGTGGACATGTGGAGTCTGGGCTGCATCCTGGGGGAGATGCTTCGGGGGAAGCCCCTGTTCCCTGGCACATCTACGCTCCACCAGCTGGAGCTGATCCTGGAGACCATCCCGCCACCATCCAAGGAGG ACCTCCTGGCTCTCGGCTCAAGCTACAGCGCCTCTGTTCTGACCCGCCTGGGGTCGCG GTTCCACTGCCCGGCCCGTGAGTGGACACTGGAGGCGGATGTGCGGCTCCCGGTGCAGGAAGGAGTCCAGCTCTCGGCCCCCGAATATCGCAACTTCCTCTATCAG ATGATCCTGGATCGCAGGGGCAACAGCCAGGTCCCGAGAGAGGAGGGCCTGGGGGACGCCCCCCGGCCCCAGGCACCCCCGCCCAAACCCGGAGCCGTCCCCCGGCTGGCCTCGGACTCGCCCGCGCAGAACCCTGGACGCAGGCCTCGGAGTGGCCCCGGCTGCGAGCCCGCGCGCG AAGCCCTCGGCAGAGCCACGAGCCTTCCCAGGCAGAGCTCCGGGCCCCTGCTCCGGCCTCCGCCCCTAGGAGGTCCTGGGAGGGGGGAAAGGTCCCCCGGGGCGACGACGGCGTCCCCCTCGGCACCCTCGTGG ATGAAGCCCGGCGTGAGGGGGGCGGCGCCCTCCCTGACCTCGCAGGCGGCTGCCCAGGTGGCCATCCAGGCCCTGATCCGGAGTGACCGCGACCCGGGCCGTGGGGTGCAGGCCACCGCCGCGCCACGG GTCCCCCACGGGCTTTCCCGCGAGCCCCGGCCCGGCCGGAGGATGTTCGGCGCCTCGGCCTCGCTGGGGGCCCAGGGGGCCGCTCGGGCCGCGCTCGGGGGCTACTCACAAGCCTATGGCACCGTCTGCCGCGCGGCGCTGGGCCGTCTGCCCCTGTTCCCTGGACCTCGCGCATGA
- the MAPK15 gene encoding mitogen-activated protein kinase 15 isoform X7: protein MSASEVDRHVAQRYLLQRRLGKGAYGIVWKAVDRRTGEVVAIKKIFDAFRDKTDAQSSTPATPWSGGYVGDQHQLLWISSMSASFLLLTHTRVSVSFQRTFREIMLLQEFGDHPNIIRLLDVIRAENDRDIYLVLESMDTDLNAVICKGGLLKDIHKRYIFYQLLRATKFIHSGHVIHRDQKPSNVLLDSSCLVKLCDFGLARSLSGLPEGPEGQALTEYVATRWYRAPEVLLSASRYTPGVDMWSLGCILGEMLRGKPLFPGTSTLHQLELILETIPPPSKEDLLALGSSYSASVLTRLGSRPRQTLDTLLPPDTPPEALDLLRRLLVFAPDKRLSAAQALRHPYVQRFHCPAREWTLEADVRLPVQEGVQLSAPEYRNFLYQMILDRRGNSQVPREEGLGDAPRPQAPPPKPGAVPRLASDSPAQNPGRRPRSGPGCEPAREALGRATSLPRQSSGPLLRPPPLGGPGRGERSPGATTASPSAPSWMKPGVRGAAPSLTSQAAAQVAIQALIRSDRDPGRGVQATAAPRVPHGLSREPRPGRRMFGASASLGAQGAARAALGGYSQAYGTVCRAALGRLPLFPGPRA from the exons ATGAGCGCCTCCGAGGTGGACCGCCACGTAGCCCAGCGGTACCTGCTCCAGCGGCGGCTCGGGAAGGGG GCCTATGGCATCGTGTGGAAGGCGGTGGATCGGAGGACTGGCGAGGTTGTGGCCATCAAGAAAATCTTTGATGCCTTTAGGGATAAGACGGATGCCCAG AGCAGCACCCCTGCGACCCCGTGGTCCGGTGGGTATGTGGGTGACCAGCATCAACTCCTTTGGATCTCTTCCATGTCGGCTTCCTTCTTGCTCCTCACTCACACTCGTGTTTCTGTCTCATTCCAGAGGACGTTTCGGGAAATCATGTTGCTGCAG GAATTTGGGGACCATCCCAACATAATCCGCCTCCTGGACGTGATCCGGGCGGAGAACGACAGGGACATCTACCTGGTGTTGGAGTCTATGG ACACTGACCTGAATGCCGTCATCTGCAAGGGCGGTCTGCTGAAGGACATCCACAAGCGCTACATCTTCTACCAGCTCCTGCGGGCCACCAAGTTCATCCACTCAGGACACGTCATCCACCGGGACCAGAAG ccatcCAACGTTCTCCTGGACTCCAGCTGCTTGGTGAAGCTATGTGACTTCGGCCTCGCACGTTCCCTCAGCGGCCTCCCTGAAGGGCCAGAGGGCCAGGCCCTGACAGAGTATGTGGCCACACGCTGGTACCGGGCTCCGGAGGTGCTGCTGTCCGCAAGCCG gtATACCCCTGGGGTGGACATGTGGAGTCTGGGCTGCATCCTGGGGGAGATGCTTCGGGGGAAGCCCCTGTTCCCTGGCACATCTACGCTCCACCAGCTGGAGCTGATCCTGGAGACCATCCCGCCACCATCCAAGGAGG ACCTCCTGGCTCTCGGCTCAAGCTACAGCGCCTCTGTTCTGACCCGCCTGGGGTCGCG GCCACGGCAGACGCTGGACACCCTCCTGCCACCCGACACGCCCCCGGAGGCCCTGGACCTCCTCAGGCGACTCCTGGTGTTCGCCCCGGACAAGCGGCTTAGCGCCGCCCAGGCTCTGCGGCACCCCTACGTGCAGAG GTTCCACTGCCCGGCCCGTGAGTGGACACTGGAGGCGGATGTGCGGCTCCCGGTGCAGGAAGGAGTCCAGCTCTCGGCCCCCGAATATCGCAACTTCCTCTATCAG ATGATCCTGGATCGCAGGGGCAACAGCCAGGTCCCGAGAGAGGAGGGCCTGGGGGACGCCCCCCGGCCCCAGGCACCCCCGCCCAAACCCGGAGCCGTCCCCCGGCTGGCCTCGGACTCGCCCGCGCAGAACCCTGGACGCAGGCCTCGGAGTGGCCCCGGCTGCGAGCCCGCGCGCG AAGCCCTCGGCAGAGCCACGAGCCTTCCCAGGCAGAGCTCCGGGCCCCTGCTCCGGCCTCCGCCCCTAGGAGGTCCTGGGAGGGGGGAAAGGTCCCCCGGGGCGACGACGGCGTCCCCCTCGGCACCCTCGTGG ATGAAGCCCGGCGTGAGGGGGGCGGCGCCCTCCCTGACCTCGCAGGCGGCTGCCCAGGTGGCCATCCAGGCCCTGATCCGGAGTGACCGCGACCCGGGCCGTGGGGTGCAGGCCACCGCCGCGCCACGG GTCCCCCACGGGCTTTCCCGCGAGCCCCGGCCCGGCCGGAGGATGTTCGGCGCCTCGGCCTCGCTGGGGGCCCAGGGGGCCGCTCGGGCCGCGCTCGGGGGCTACTCACAAGCCTATGGCACCGTCTGCCGCGCGGCGCTGGGCCGTCTGCCCCTGTTCCCTGGACCTCGCGCATGA
- the MAPK15 gene encoding mitogen-activated protein kinase 15 isoform X18, with amino-acid sequence MSASEVDRHVAQRYLLQRRLGKGAYGIVWKAVDRRTGEVVAIKKIFDAFRDKTDAQRTFREIMLLQEFGDHPNIIRLLDVIRAENDRDIYLVLESMDTDLNAVICKGGLLKDIHKRYIFYQLLRATKFIHSGHVIHRDQKPSNVLLDSSCLVKLCDFGLARSLSGLPEGPEGQALTEYVATRWYRAPEVLLSASRYTPGVDMWSLGCILGEMLRGKPLFPGTSTLHQLELILETIPPPSKEDLLALGSSYSASVLTRLGSRFHCPAREWTLEADVRLPVQEGVQLSAPEYRNFLYQMILDRRGNSQVPREEGLGDAPRPQAPPPKPGAVPRLASDSPAQNPGRRPRSGPGCEPAREALGRATSLPRQSSGPLLRPPPLGGPGRGERSPGATTASPSAPSWMKPGVRGAAPSLTSQAAAQVAIQALIRSDRDPGRGVQATAAPRVPHGLSREPRPGRRMFGASASLGAQGAARAALGGYSQAYGTVCRAALGRLPLFPGPRA; translated from the exons ATGAGCGCCTCCGAGGTGGACCGCCACGTAGCCCAGCGGTACCTGCTCCAGCGGCGGCTCGGGAAGGGG GCCTATGGCATCGTGTGGAAGGCGGTGGATCGGAGGACTGGCGAGGTTGTGGCCATCAAGAAAATCTTTGATGCCTTTAGGGATAAGACGGATGCCCAG AGGACGTTTCGGGAAATCATGTTGCTGCAG GAATTTGGGGACCATCCCAACATAATCCGCCTCCTGGACGTGATCCGGGCGGAGAACGACAGGGACATCTACCTGGTGTTGGAGTCTATGG ACACTGACCTGAATGCCGTCATCTGCAAGGGCGGTCTGCTGAAGGACATCCACAAGCGCTACATCTTCTACCAGCTCCTGCGGGCCACCAAGTTCATCCACTCAGGACACGTCATCCACCGGGACCAGAAG ccatcCAACGTTCTCCTGGACTCCAGCTGCTTGGTGAAGCTATGTGACTTCGGCCTCGCACGTTCCCTCAGCGGCCTCCCTGAAGGGCCAGAGGGCCAGGCCCTGACAGAGTATGTGGCCACACGCTGGTACCGGGCTCCGGAGGTGCTGCTGTCCGCAAGCCG gtATACCCCTGGGGTGGACATGTGGAGTCTGGGCTGCATCCTGGGGGAGATGCTTCGGGGGAAGCCCCTGTTCCCTGGCACATCTACGCTCCACCAGCTGGAGCTGATCCTGGAGACCATCCCGCCACCATCCAAGGAGG ACCTCCTGGCTCTCGGCTCAAGCTACAGCGCCTCTGTTCTGACCCGCCTGGGGTCGCG GTTCCACTGCCCGGCCCGTGAGTGGACACTGGAGGCGGATGTGCGGCTCCCGGTGCAGGAAGGAGTCCAGCTCTCGGCCCCCGAATATCGCAACTTCCTCTATCAG ATGATCCTGGATCGCAGGGGCAACAGCCAGGTCCCGAGAGAGGAGGGCCTGGGGGACGCCCCCCGGCCCCAGGCACCCCCGCCCAAACCCGGAGCCGTCCCCCGGCTGGCCTCGGACTCGCCCGCGCAGAACCCTGGACGCAGGCCTCGGAGTGGCCCCGGCTGCGAGCCCGCGCGCG AAGCCCTCGGCAGAGCCACGAGCCTTCCCAGGCAGAGCTCCGGGCCCCTGCTCCGGCCTCCGCCCCTAGGAGGTCCTGGGAGGGGGGAAAGGTCCCCCGGGGCGACGACGGCGTCCCCCTCGGCACCCTCGTGG ATGAAGCCCGGCGTGAGGGGGGCGGCGCCCTCCCTGACCTCGCAGGCGGCTGCCCAGGTGGCCATCCAGGCCCTGATCCGGAGTGACCGCGACCCGGGCCGTGGGGTGCAGGCCACCGCCGCGCCACGG GTCCCCCACGGGCTTTCCCGCGAGCCCCGGCCCGGCCGGAGGATGTTCGGCGCCTCGGCCTCGCTGGGGGCCCAGGGGGCCGCTCGGGCCGCGCTCGGGGGCTACTCACAAGCCTATGGCACCGTCTGCCGCGCGGCGCTGGGCCGTCTGCCCCTGTTCCCTGGACCTCGCGCATGA
- the MAPK15 gene encoding mitogen-activated protein kinase 15 isoform X4, translating into MGSHSGKEEPCVCRGSLGGKRWRWAQQADHPPPQAYGIVWKAVDRRTGEVVAIKKIFDAFRDKTDAQSSTPATPWSGGYVGDQHQLLWISSMSASFLLLTHTRVSVSFQRTFREIMLLQEFGDHPNIIRLLDVIRAENDRDIYLVLESMDTDLNAVICKGGLLKDIHKRYIFYQLLRATKFIHSGHVIHRDQKPSNVLLDSSCLVKLCDFGLARSLSGLPEGPEGQALTEYVATRWYRAPEVLLSASRYTPGVDMWSLGCILGEMLRGKPLFPGTSTLHQLELILETIPPPSKEDIWGWSPASPPKPAEKSLHGREGRLQSSLSPHPPALLITSPSGAHSADLLALGSSYSASVLTRLGSRPRQTLDTLLPPDTPPEALDLLRRLLVFAPDKRLSAAQALRHPYVQRFHCPAREWTLEADVRLPVQEGVQLSAPEYRNFLYQMILDRRGNSQVPREEGLGDAPRPQAPPPKPGAVPRLASDSPAQNPGRRPRSGPGCEPAREALGRATSLPRQSSGPLLRPPPLGGPGRGERSPGATTASPSAPSWMKPGVRGAAPSLTSQAAAQVAIQALIRSDRDPGRGVQATAAPRVSPAPSALASLPVSPSPPTRGSLPVGSSPAPSSPAPAPPLTGRPTACRSPTGFPASPGPAGGCSAPRPRWGPRGPLGPRSGATHKPMAPSAARRWAVCPCSLDLAHEPPSRPQTPRSSAATRIAPSLCLAPCPGLPRGMGG; encoded by the exons ATGGG GAGCCACAGCGGGAAGGAGGAGCCTTGTGTCTGCAGGGGCAGTCTGGGGGGCAAGCGATGGCGCTGGGCCCAGCAAGCTGACCACCCGCCTCCCCAGGCCTATGGCATCGTGTGGAAGGCGGTGGATCGGAGGACTGGCGAGGTTGTGGCCATCAAGAAAATCTTTGATGCCTTTAGGGATAAGACGGATGCCCAG AGCAGCACCCCTGCGACCCCGTGGTCCGGTGGGTATGTGGGTGACCAGCATCAACTCCTTTGGATCTCTTCCATGTCGGCTTCCTTCTTGCTCCTCACTCACACTCGTGTTTCTGTCTCATTCCAGAGGACGTTTCGGGAAATCATGTTGCTGCAG GAATTTGGGGACCATCCCAACATAATCCGCCTCCTGGACGTGATCCGGGCGGAGAACGACAGGGACATCTACCTGGTGTTGGAGTCTATGG ACACTGACCTGAATGCCGTCATCTGCAAGGGCGGTCTGCTGAAGGACATCCACAAGCGCTACATCTTCTACCAGCTCCTGCGGGCCACCAAGTTCATCCACTCAGGACACGTCATCCACCGGGACCAGAAG ccatcCAACGTTCTCCTGGACTCCAGCTGCTTGGTGAAGCTATGTGACTTCGGCCTCGCACGTTCCCTCAGCGGCCTCCCTGAAGGGCCAGAGGGCCAGGCCCTGACAGAGTATGTGGCCACACGCTGGTACCGGGCTCCGGAGGTGCTGCTGTCCGCAAGCCG gtATACCCCTGGGGTGGACATGTGGAGTCTGGGCTGCATCCTGGGGGAGATGCTTCGGGGGAAGCCCCTGTTCCCTGGCACATCTACGCTCCACCAGCTGGAGCTGATCCTGGAGACCATCCCGCCACCATCCAAGGAGG ATATCTGGGGTTGGAGCCCTGCCAGCCCGCCAAAGCCTGCAGAGAAGTCACTCCACGGCCGGGAGGGACGGCTGCAGAGCTCCCTGAGCCCCCACCCACCAGCCCTCCTGATCACATCACCTTCTGGCGCCCACTCCGCAGACCTCCTGGCTCTCGGCTCAAGCTACAGCGCCTCTGTTCTGACCCGCCTGGGGTCGCG GCCACGGCAGACGCTGGACACCCTCCTGCCACCCGACACGCCCCCGGAGGCCCTGGACCTCCTCAGGCGACTCCTGGTGTTCGCCCCGGACAAGCGGCTTAGCGCCGCCCAGGCTCTGCGGCACCCCTACGTGCAGAG GTTCCACTGCCCGGCCCGTGAGTGGACACTGGAGGCGGATGTGCGGCTCCCGGTGCAGGAAGGAGTCCAGCTCTCGGCCCCCGAATATCGCAACTTCCTCTATCAG ATGATCCTGGATCGCAGGGGCAACAGCCAGGTCCCGAGAGAGGAGGGCCTGGGGGACGCCCCCCGGCCCCAGGCACCCCCGCCCAAACCCGGAGCCGTCCCCCGGCTGGCCTCGGACTCGCCCGCGCAGAACCCTGGACGCAGGCCTCGGAGTGGCCCCGGCTGCGAGCCCGCGCGCG AAGCCCTCGGCAGAGCCACGAGCCTTCCCAGGCAGAGCTCCGGGCCCCTGCTCCGGCCTCCGCCCCTAGGAGGTCCTGGGAGGGGGGAAAGGTCCCCCGGGGCGACGACGGCGTCCCCCTCGGCACCCTCGTGG ATGAAGCCCGGCGTGAGGGGGGCGGCGCCCTCCCTGACCTCGCAGGCGGCTGCCCAGGTGGCCATCCAGGCCCTGATCCGGAGTGACCGCGACCCGGGCCGTGGGGTGCAGGCCACCGCCGCGCCACGGGTGAGCCCGGCCCCTTCGGCCCTCGCCTCCCTTCCCGTCAGCCCTTCCCCTCCGACCCGGGGCTCGCTCCCCGTTGGGtcctcccctgccccttcctcccctgCGCCTGCGCCGCCCCTGACCGGCCGTCCGACCGCGTGCAGGTCCCCCACGGGCTTTCCCGCGAGCCCCGGCCCGGCCGGAGGATGTTCGGCGCCTCGGCCTCGCTGGGGGCCCAGGGGGCCGCTCGGGCCGCGCTCGGGGGCTACTCACAAGCCTATGGCACCGTCTGCCGCGCGGCGCTGGGCCGTCTGCCCCTGTTCCCTGGACCTCGCGCATGAGCCGCCCTCCCGCCCTCAAACCCCCCGCAGCTCAGCCGCGACCCGGATCGCCCCCTCCCTTTGCCTAGCCCCTTGTCCAGGCCTCCCGCGGGGTATGGGGGGATAG